The following are encoded in a window of Colletotrichum lupini chromosome 3, complete sequence genomic DNA:
- a CDS encoding nucleolar protein,Nop52, with the protein MASQEQNMPFIRNLASSDRKLRTQALTSLQTFLGSHRALSHLEALKLWKGLFYAMWMCDRPIPQQNLASELAGLTACLRNDDVPTWLAAFWEILSKQWTDIDVLRMEKFLLLVRRTFTSGLQWVKEGEYQEARVDALLKVYGEWPFELEGDLRKVPIGLRLHGLDIWVDELDRLEMLEEKDAKAVAFAKKLSQLVEPLRKSPVKTVRAKAAVVVEDERLPWTENTATEEAEAADGDDDEWGGIDDQ; encoded by the exons ATGGCGTCTCAAGAACAGAACATGCCGTTCATCAGGAACCTGGCCTCCAGCG ACCGCAAACTCCGAACCCAAGCCCTGACCTCCCTCCAAACCTTCCTCGGCTCCCACCGCGCCCTCTCCCACCTCGAAGCCCTCAAGCTCTGGAAGGGCCTCTTCTACGCAATGTGGATGTGCGACCGCCCCATCCCGCAACAAAACCTCGCCTCCGAGCTCGCCGGCCTGACAGCCTGCCTCCGCAACGACGACGTGCCCACCTGGCTCGCCGCCTTCTGGGAGATCCTCTCCAAGCAGTGGACGGACATCGACGTCCTCCGCATGGAGaagttcctcctcctcgtcagACGCACGTTTACTTCGGGACTTCAGTGGGTCAAGGAGGGCGAGTACCAGGAAGCGAGGGTGGATGCGTTGCTGAAGGTGTACGGCGAGTGGCCGTTTGAGCTCGAGGGCGACTTGAGAAAGGTGCCGATCGGGCTAAGGCTCCACGGGCTTGATATCTGGGTTGACGAGCTGGATCGGTTGGAGATGCTCGAGGAGAAGGACGCCAAGGCGGTGGCGTTTGCCAAGAAGCTGAGCCAGCTTGTTGAGCCGTTGAGGAAGTCACCCGTCAAGACTGTGCGAGCCAAGGCCGCGGTCGTGGTTGAGGACGAGAGGCTGCCGTGGACGGAGAACACGGCTACcgaggaggcggaggcggcAGATGGGGATGATGATGAATGGGGCGGCATTGACGATCAATAG
- a CDS encoding sulfate permease, which yields MEKITRKVEKVKDEFATDASIARARDFVVQGAPKLPSAAGVYLLDKVPIVQWLPRYNPKWLITDFIAGLTVGVMLIPQSLAYAKIATIPIANGLYSSWLPAAFAVFMGTSKDLSTGPTSILGLLTAEIVRDLSEEGFDISAIASSVALMVGVYSLVIGLFGLGFLLDYVSFPVLTGFISAAALVIAFGQVGSLVGLTNVPSGVFNVIGDVLRRLPKWDGATCGIGFGTLLILVILEKVGKKYGKRHFAIKLLANSRAVMVLVVFTLISYLVNRNREKSDYAWKVSQVSTHGITHPIVPASNLVQKVATRAVAPLVASTLEHLAVGKAFGRKNNYQIDQSQEFNYLGVVNIVNSFFSTMPVGGAMSRTAVASECGVKSPLTGAVTAAFILLTLYVLSPALYWLPSATLSAIIIMAVVHLFGPLSLFYKFWRISFPDFVASMVSFWVTIFVSAEIGIGVAVAWSIVWTLLRSTFVKPEIHSSSAETATSIPQPITRITSGGGRQVTDERMENARISIPGDAIVVDFNDAIFFPNAERAKTSTLTAIKLVYPRVESSLSQDDRERHWSVAAEKRLERLRAQKQIRLKETPLAIVVWDFTMVPFIDTSGIMTLKELKDEIKLHSGKGVQIRMVGMSDKVRSRFVRANWHLVDLEEWREEDADLVYPTMETAIWDRDDGSGADISSEKKG from the exons ATGGAGAAGATCACCCGAAAGGTCGAAAAGGTGAAGGACGAGTTCGCCACAGATGCCAGTATCGCACGAGCTCGTGACTTTGTCGTTCAGGGGGCACCAAAGCTTCCATCAGCCGCGGGAGTCTACCTTCTGGACAAGGTCCCAATCGTCCAGTGGCTTCCTCGATACAATCCGAAATGGCTCATCACCGACTTCATTGCTGGTCTGACCGTGGGCGTCATGCTCATCCCGCAGTCTCTAGCTTACGCAAAGATCGCAACTATTCCTATTGCCAACGGCCTGTACTCAAGTTGGCTTCCAGCTGCGTTTGCAGTTTTCATGGGAACATCAAAAG ATCTTTCAACCGGACCGACCTCCATCTTAGGCCTCCTGACAGCTGAAATCGTGCGCGATCTCAGTGAGGAAGGATTCGACATCTCAGCCATTGCCTCATCCGTTGCCCTCATGGTCGGAGTCTACTCACTCGTCATCGGTCTCTTCGGCCTCGGATTCCTCCTGGACTACGTCTCATTCCCAGTCCTCACCGGATTCATCTCAGCCGCAGCCCTCGTCATCGCCTTTGGCCAAGTCGGATCCCTCGTCGGCCTGACAAACGTGCCATCCGGTGTCTTCAACGTTATTGGCGATGTCCTTCGTCGTCTGCCAAAATGGGACGGCGCAACGTGCGGAATCGGTTTCGGAACCCTGCTCATTCTCGTCATTCTTGAGAAGGTGGGCAAGAAGTACGGCAAGAGACACTTTGCTATCAAGCTCCTCGCCAATTCCAGAGCCGTCATGGTTTTGGTCGTCTTCACTCTCATCAGCTACCTCGTCAACCGCAACCGCGAGAAGTCAGACTACGCCTGGAAGGTCAGCCAAGTCAGCACCCACGGTATCACCCACCCCATCGTACCCGCCTCGAACTTGGTCCAGAAGGTCGCTACCAGAGCCGTTGCTCCCCTCGTTGCCAGCACTCTTGAGCACTTGGCTGTCGGCAAGGCGTTTGGCAGGAAGAACAACTACCAGATCGACCAGAGCCAGGAGTTCAACTACTTGGGTGTCGTCAACATTGTCAACAGTTTCTTCAGCACCATGCCTGTCGGTGGTGCCATGTCTCGAACCGCTGTTGCCTCTGAATGTGGTGTCAAGAGTCCTCTGACTGGCGCGGTCACCGCTGCCTTCATTCTCTTGACGCTTTACGTCTTATCTCCGGCCCTTTACTGGCTTCCCTCTGCAACTTTGTCGGCAATCATC ATTATGGCAGTTGTCCATCTCTTCGGTCCTTTGTCCTTGTTCTACAAGTTCTGGCGCATCTCCTTCCCCGACTTTGTTGCCTCAATGGTTTCTTTCTGGGTTACCATCTTTGTCTCAGCCGAGATTGGCATTGGCGTTGCT GTCGCATGGAGCATCGTCTGGACTCTTCTCCGTTCCACCTTCGTCAAGCCCGAAATCCACTCCAGCAGCGCAGAAACCGCCACTTCTATTCCACAACCCATCACCCGCATCACCAGCGGCGGCGGTCGCCAAGTTACAGATGAACGCATGGAGAATGCGCGCATTTCCATTCCAGGCGATGCCATCGTCGTCGACTTCAACGACGCCATCTTCTTCCCCAACGCCGAGCGCGCAAAGACATCGACGCTCACGGCCATCAAGCTAGTATACCCGCGCGTTGAGAGCAGCCTTAGCCAAGACGACAGAGAAAGACACTGGAGTGTAGCAGCAGAGAAGCGCCTAGAGAGATTGAGAGCGCAAAAGCAGATTCGTCTCAAAGAGACGCCGCTTGCTATTGTTGTATGGGACTTCACCATGGTGCCATTTATCGATACATCAGGCATCATGACGTTGAAGGAGCTTAAGGATGAGATTAAGTTGCATTCTGGCAAGGGTGTGCAGATTCGCATGGTTGGCATGTCAGACAAGGTTCGGAGCAGATTCGTAAGGGCCAACTGGCATTTGGTCGATCTGGAGGAGTGGCGAGAGGAAGACGCGGACCTGGTGTACCCGACCATGGAGACTGCAATTTGGGATCGTGATGACGGCTCTGGAGCGGACATTTCGAGTGAGAAGAAGGGCTGA
- a CDS encoding diacylglycerol kinase catalytic domain-containing protein has protein sequence MATLAGEHNTAPNGTESISESSQSYGKPASRNGPPETIKVDGNKSLTQTSENLLLNAPSTQTVPLYNVLWADQTGDTLTIDYAKQAGKQRVQAAKWTFTVNDTESPDVKSWIDTLMRKAYGPAKLCKRAKVLVNPHAGPGGAEKKWRVDVEPLFKAARMPMDVEHTTYSGQALEIAREVDVDAFDTIVTCSGDGLAHEVFNGLGQRPDASQALHKIAVSHIPCGSGNAMSCNLYDSYRPSICALAIIKGVETPMDLVSITQGDRRTLSFLSQALGVVAESDLATEHLRWMGGARFTWGFLVRIFEKKCYPCDLAVKVEIEDKAGVKKHYKEYMRSASVTHSGASEPPRAENADAVSSPFGDQEGLPPLRFGTINDALPDGWELIPHDKMGNFYCGNMAYMAADANFFAAALANDGLMDLVCIDGDMSVGAQLSMLMSVENGKFFDNSLVSYRKISAYRIIPKNQKDGYISIDGEKVPFEPFQAEIHHGLGRVISKRGKYEAPGPLGWEKMSLP, from the exons ATGGCCACCCTCGCAGGGGAACACAATACGGCCCCGAACGGGACCGAGTCCATCTCCGAGTCTTCCCAGTCCTACGGCAAGCCCGCCTCTAGAAACGGCCCACCAGAGACGATCAAGGTCGACGGCAACAAGTCTTTGACTCAAACCTCGGAGAATCTCCTTCTGAATG CACCCTCGACGCAAACCGTCCCCTTGTACAACGTCCTCTGGGCCGACCAGACGGGAGACACCCTCACAATCGACTACGCGAAACAAGCCGGCAAGCAACGAGTACAGGCAGCGAAATGGACTTTTACGGTTAACGACACGGAGAGCCCGGATGTCAAGTCCTGGATCGATACCCTCATGAGAAAGGCATATGGCCCGGCGAAACTATGCAAGAGAGCAAAGGTCTTGGTTAACCCGCATGCCGGACCGGGAGGCGCGGAAAAGAAGTGGCGCGTAGACGTCGAGCCTCTGTTCAAGGCGGCGCGCATGCCCATGGACGTGGAGCACACCACCTACTCGGGCCAAGCTCTTGAAATAGCGCGGGAAGTCGACGTGGACGCGTTCGACACGATTGTCACCTGCTCTGGTGATGGTTTGGCCCACGAGGTATTCAATGGTCTGGGTCAGCGGCCCGATGCGTCGCAAGCGCTACACAAGATTGCTGTCTCGCACATTCCCTGCGGCTCGGGCAATGCGATGAGCTGCAATCTCTACGACTCGTATCGACCGTCGATCTGCGCTCTTGCCATCATCAAGGGAGTTGAGACCCCAATGGATCTGGTCAGCATCACACAGGGCGACCGACGCACCCTCAGTTTCTTGAGTCAGGCCCTTGGCGTAGTGGCCGAGAGCGACCTGGCTACCGAGCACTTGCGGTGGATGGGCGGCGCGCGCTTCACCTGGGGCTTCTTGGTCAGAATATTCGAAAAGAAGTGCTACCCCTGCGACTTGGCTGTCAAGGTCGAGATCGAGGACAAAGCGGGCGTCAAGAAGCACTACAAGGAGTACATGCGCAGCGCGTCGGTAACACATTCGGGCGCCAGCGAGCCTCCGAGAGCGGAGAATGCTGATGCTGTTTCGAGTCCTTTCGGTGACCAGGAGGGACTGCCGCCTTTGAGATTCGGCACCATCAACGATGCTCTGCCAGACGGATGGGAACTGATACCCCATGACAAGATGGGCAACTTTTATTGCGGAAAT ATGGCATACATGGCCGCCGACGCCAACTTCTTCGCCGCTGCTCTCGCCAATGACGGTCTGATGGACCTTGTCTGCATCGACGGAGACATGTCAGTCGGCGCCCAACTGAGCATGCTAATGTCTGTGGAGAATGGAAAATTCTTTGACAACTCTTTGGTATCGTACCGCAAGATTTCCGCCTACAGAATCATTCCAAAGAACCAGAAAGACGGCTACATCAGCATCGACGGTGAAAAGGTGCCCTTTGAGCCCTTCCAGGCCGAGATTCACCACGGTCTGGGCAGGGTCATTTCGAAGCGTGGCAAGTACGAAGCCCCAGGTCCCTTGGGCTGGGAGAAGATGTCCCTACCCTAA